Part of the Ornithodoros turicata isolate Travis chromosome 6, ASM3712646v1, whole genome shotgun sequence genome, CGGTGatggcaatttgctgggtagaAATTGGGTTTCACCTTAAAACTTGTGATGGTTGGTGAAGAATGTAGAGGGTTGGGTCAAGATCCACTTGgcaaaagtaacaacaaaaaataTGAAACTCTGAAGCATTCCTTTAAtggacacaagctttcatgcagtggactaaatgcagtccactgcatgaaagcttgtatccattgaaggaaagcttcagtgtttttatatttttgttgttgcttttgCTCTAGtgatgtcacaaaaatggcataGCAGTGCATCACAAATAGGCAATAGGCACTGCAACTGGCAAGCTGCTTCAGCACTTACTCAGGGTACAATACAATATTTCGAGGACATTAGCATTAGTTAACGAGCTAGCATCTTTCAAGTGTAAACTGTTCTCAAATCCAGACTGTAAAATGTTGACTGCAGGTTCTTCCTGCTGGCTGACTTTGAATCCTACATGAAGTGCCAGGAGAGAGTGTCGAACATGTACACCAACCAGGAGGAATGGACGAAGATGGCACTACTCAACATTGCGTCCTCTGGAAAGTTCTCCAGTGACCGTACCATCGCTGAGTATGCGCGAGAGATCTGGGGCGTAGAGCCCAACTGGGAGAAGCTTCCCGCACCTCATGAAGCACCTGTGGCCGAACACTCAGAGAAGAAATGAGTGCCGAAAGTGAAAGTATGGTCGCCATGAAAAAATTTTTAGTCAATGAAAATACTTCTCCAACTCCTCCTCTTTCTGTGTTCATATGGCAGGGAATCTTGAGGGCTGAATGAAACTAAAGGAATGTGCTATCGTAAGATACTCAGTTCCAGACGGTGATTATGCTCATTTATATTACAGGTCTGTCCGTAGTTCACGTGTTGTACATTCTGAAAAATCCTATTTTGAATGTTGCTTTTAAATGTGAAGAGTTTAGGTAGCAATAAAATTGTACCCAAGATTAAAGTCGTGTTTTGCCATGAGCCGCAGGTGGAACACTCGCAGTCAGTGTTCATTACAAAATGAAACAACCTAGAGCGGGGGTAAAGCATTCTTTTTGCAGGCCTGGGCTGGGCTCTAGCATGTGTTACCCCACTGTTAGTGAGCCAGAGCTGCCACTGATCCTTCGACTAACCACTGGCATCGATCATAACTATTTGTCTCCTGATGTTAAAGCCACGTTAAGTTACGTTGACTGGTTTGACATGCTGCGTACATTGAAATGGAGGAGTGTGCAAATGGAGGATAAAGAATGTTGAATATCGAATAGTCGTGCAAAGCTTCAATTTCTAGACCATGGCtgtagtgtaatttttctggcattaactgtcacgagAGACGTAATTTTGTTGGAATCCCCTACTCTTGTTTCATTAgtgtttcctgcttttcaggggaGTGCATACAGGGGTAATTATCTTGATTTCAAAACTTCATATCTGGCAGTGGTGTGTTACACAGATGAGGCTGattacaaacacacaaaaatttgCGTCCAGCCTCAGCTTTGTCATGAACAACTTTTAGCTTCTTTGCTGTAGTGTGTGTCACCTGGGGAAGCTATGTTGATGAAATTTTCAATGTAAGGGTTAAGACTCCCTTTTTGTTCTGGGCTGcaggcattatttaagagttAACTGTTTAAAAGCAAtgtcccagacatcaaatcatcCCACTGTGACTGTAGCCTAAACTACACACAGGAGGGCCACTGCCATTTTTTCAGGCGAAGTATGCACTTAGGCTatggcaatttcgtaaagcaggcttcaattCAGTAAAGCAtgcttcacctcatgcattgaagcatcaggtgaagcctaaTTTCGGGATGTATCGTTCATATTTGGCGAACAGTGGAATGTTCAGAAAACTGAATATTGGGTATACGATTCGAGAATcggatacttcgagtgattcatatttgattcgaattcaAGAACTAGAATATTCGCACACCACTAGAAAATACGCAATATTACATAGCACATTTGGCACACACAGGCCATTGTTTTCCGAAAGGTGGAGTCCCATGTACGCGTTGGTGAATGATGTAGACGCTACACGCCTGGATTAGTTGTTGTATTCAGTTACAATGCCtccaggaagcagaagaaagcctctccctgaatgggcagaagtagaagaaaactGGAAAAAGTTAAATCCaaaaaatttaaaaagtaaagttacaaagttaaaaaaaaaaaaagttaatgttgcgcgtacctgGGCTTTTGCAAACAGCCAACACTATAATCAAATAAAGTTTTCCGTGCGATGTTCAATTGAGATGGTCTTTAAAATCTCATCTGGACAAAATCTCTCAAAAAATCTGGATTAAATTGTGTggacaaaattaaaaaaaaatctggataAAATAcgtgtggattaaatccaaacaacctaCTAAGACAGCAGAGTATTTATCTTCAACTATTCATTATTCATGTAACACTATTAATTATTTCTGTAGTTCTACCAGTTCTTGGTCACGTCACCCCTCTGCCTGTTCTTTCTTCAGTTTCAGATGAATGGCGTGCTGATCTTCGGGGTTGAGGAAGCTGCACAGCTTTCCGTACTTTGCAATCAGGTTGAGTCGTGTCCAGTACGCATTGCGGTACGGCGCCACTTTCTTGAGGTGTATCTGCCACCCCTTTGTGTTTTGCTTGATGTACCATGGGACAAACTTTTCTTTCTCACGTGCCACTTTTCCTCCACTGACCACCATGTTGAGGTCGCACTCCTCATTAGGGTCTACTTCTGCCGACTTGCGGCAGCCGGTAGTCGGAGATGCGACAACTCGCGGGAAAAGGTCCGTCTCGTTGCGAAACTCGACGAGGTGGAGTCGTTTCTCGTCCGCTAGCTGCTGGTGTGTTCTCTGAAAGGAAAAGTTAGCTCCttatatacaaggtgtttccttttatctgcaacaaattttcataaaaaggggagttgccttagggcggTGTTACTTTTGGCACTCTAtcactcgacggggctgctactaggaatcCAATTTTTTCCTCAGTTGGGGGACTAATTAAAcatattttaatcaactttttaatgaCTGACTTTAGGgggcacattgcaattgcaatattaaagcctgatcaccacatgatcctctggaaccactgatgaagcactaaagtaatCTCAGCGCGTGGTATAGACCCAAGTATTTCACCTCGGCCGTCCGCTGAAAACAGAAAGTGATCAcaaaaagagcgacggtgacgtccatatctccgccctcacttaacgttACAGAAAAGCATCATACGCGATGTTGgcaaacccttatcgcggtatgtttcacgatctttgttttgtttttctttttccgtcCTTTTGTTCTTTCATGTGTTCGCAGTCGCCTGCCGTATCAGTTGTTTCATCCTGCCAGACACAGCTCTTGCCCTTCCCcggtacgataagcgctgatatgtagtGGTGATGTGCAAAGTTCTttgaaagcaaaaaaagaaaaacaaaacgaaagaaagatCGCGAAGCATTACATTTTTCTGTGACggtaagtgagggcggagatatcgacgtcggCGATCACTTTGTTTCCAGCGGGTGACCGAGGTGAAATACTCTGGTCTATAGCACGCGCTCAGGTTACTcgagtgcttcatcagtggttcgagcggattATGTAGTGACCAGGCTTTCATATCgtaattgcaatgtgctccctaaactcaataattaaaaagttgatcaAAATATCTCTGTTCATTAGTCTCCTAGTTGAGCAAAAATTGGTTTCCTAGCAGCAGCTCCGTCGGGTAATCCAATGCCAAAAGTAAAACCGCCCAAGGAAACTCCagtttttatgaaaatttgttgcagataaaaggaaacaccctgtgCCTATGTATAAATGTCCTACCAACAGTTTTCTTTCGATCATCTTCACTTTTTTGGACGCGACAGGTTTCAAAACAAATTTAGGCTCAACCTTAATACAAACCTGATTGTGCAATCCTAGGAGAAATGCCTTTATCAGATTACTGGCACAGCCCGCCCTGCAGTCCAACTTCACATGAATATCAGCGATTCCGGCCATCTTGCAAACCTCTTTTATCACTCGCTGCGCCACTACTCCGTAACCTACAGAGAAGTGCCATTATTATACGTGCATGTTCACATTTACCTGGGGCAATAAGGGCATGCACCTTTGGGCTTTTTCTTGACAAACATCTTCATAGGACCAAATTCAGCGTAGAAGTCGTGGTAGACTGGAAAAAAAATAGTTGTTCATTTTTAGACAGAGGAAGGGCGGTGCAGCTCCGCTACTGCTGAATGGGCTTGTGTGCACTGACTGTGTGGCTGGGGCAATCAATAAGTCAAGTTACCAGGCAAAGAAAGGGGCTGATCCCCACAGTACGACCTctctcttaaaggagcatgggaGGCACCCCGAATACATGTTTCTTGAGAAAAATAGTTTACAAGAAAGTGTGCAGCAGCGGCAATTTTCCCCAGCTTCTCCTGGCATGCTGCGAAGCCAGATCATCGAGCACcttcattggctgccgagaGCAGTCTGCTACGGCGAGGGAGCTGGGCGATTGGCTGGGAAGGTTGACCCCTCTGCGTCAGGCACAGGATAGGTGCTGCCGAAtacaaccgcaaaaaaaaaaaaaaaaaaaaagcaagacgagAGAAAAGGCAAACACCACTATTGGTCGGAAGACGCGACGTTGCAGACTGGCAGCCGAGGGAAGCATATTTTTTTACCCACGAAATTGAAAGcgctaatattttttttttttaatgcgaaTATGTATCCCAGGGCCCAATTTCTACCCCttctgacattttttttttgccccgagcccttccatgctccttggaggcattttctttttcgaGGAATGTTCAGAAATGACATATTAATTTATGACTTATATCAAATCACCTGTGTGCCCCTCGAATCTGTCGACATATCGGAGTTTCTGTGCAGCTCGATTTTTTGCCTGTAACAGAGCATCCGCATGAATTTAAAATCCTACGATATATCTAAACAAAGCTAACGTAAAACGAGGGTGCAAGCTACCTTTCTGAGAGCTGCTTTGGCATCAGGTGACCTTCCAATGGCAAATCCTgggagaagagagaaaaaaaaaagaggatgaGCTATACCGCAACATTTCGACCTTGAACTCACCAACGAGCCCATTGCCATTCCCAACCACGACAGTTGCTTTGTGTCTTCGCACTCTCCCAAACGTGCTCGTCATTCGGGTTACCATCAAGAGCTATAGAGCAAATAATTGCACTTAAATGCCAAATGCAATAATGTTGAGCAGACGTCAGGCAACTTACCTCAACAACGATTGTGTCAAAATTTTCAAACATTCCTGAAAAGTCATGGTGCAAGGTTTATAGGAGGATGTGAAATCGTTTTTGCTCCAATCAGACTCACTATCTCCTATGGGGTCAGGTGGACCAATACTGCGGCCTGGTGCCCTCGATCCACTCCAGCCCCGTTCCAGGGGACTCAGTTTCATGGGTCGAAAACCTTGCATTTCGTCTCTAAGCTTTAGtatcttttcttctctctctttatCTGGCGGAAGTTGCACTCTTTCAACAACTTCTTTCCCTCGGATCACGGGAGCGTTGAGTCCTGGCCACACCATGTTGATTTTACCTGGTTCGTtccagaagaaaaacaaaaagtgaCCACAGTGAAACATTATATCGGAGTTTGAGTACTACTGCTTAAAACATTACCATAACCGATGACTTGCCCTCTGTTGAGGTCTTTGGACCGTTTCCTAGAATGGCCAGAGGCACGTCCGCGCTTTCGTCCGGCATTACTGACGCTTGTTACACTTTTCCAAAGCTGTTCAGCAGTCACTGCAAAACATGATTGAACATAGGGGAAAAGGGGCATTTATGGTGAGCCAGTGCTTCTGTTCAGAAAGCAGTTGTGTACTGACCTTTTGCAAAGAAACTTGTGCTGCGTATACATAGAAGATAACCCGTAGGGGACACTGGACCTTGGACCGCTTTGGTTACGCTTGTTGTGGCAGATGCTGCTAAAAGCAAAGCAATTCTCTCATGATATCGTAGTAGCACTATCGCCCTGATCAAAATCGAGAATGCGACAGTCACGAGTCTCATGGCGTGGCTGCGCTTTAAAAGACAAGTGTCCTGTGGCTGTTATTCTATTGTATAGAAATGATAATACTCCTGATATTCACCTAGTCTGCAACTTAACGTAGCTGCTGTACCCAAAAGCCGGGCTACACCCGCCATTTTGGTCTTTAATCGCATGTGCTGCGCTCATATGGCTGGGATTGGCTTCTGTCTTACGCTTGGCTTGGGCCACTTCGATTGGTTGGTTTGAGTCTTGCGTTGGCTACGCGGGCCGCGGGCTACGTGCCTCTCTGCATCACATTTACATGGAGTCGGACCATGTGTAGGACCGTTCTCGTATATCCCTGTGTTTACTGCATTGTGGCTACCAACTTGTAGCATCGCCAATATGATACATTTCTTACGGCATCTGCGGAACCGGAGAGAAGAAGTACTATGGTAGTCATGTTCCTTACCGGCTTGAGAAACGCAATTCAAGCATTCAGCCGCCGAAAGTTTATCAAGGTCGGAGTACCGTTTATGGTGAGATTCCACTTGTTTTTCGCATTATTTTCGCACCCGAAATTAGCCTGGAGTATTAGTACATGAACCACTATTTGGTTCGCTCTCTGTTCAGGTTCTTGTTGTCGGAGGTTCGTTTGCATTGAAACAGTTTACTTCCTTGCGATTTGAAGTCACCGGCATCACAAAGGTCAGTATGATTTTATCTTGTAAAGCTGCTGCAGCAATCAGTGCATTGCAATTGTACAACAGGTGACACCCGAGGAAGCTGCTAAATTCGGAGTGAAAATGAAACCAAAAGGGGAAGTCACACTAGAGTCGGTTTATGAGGTACGTTACTGGCTGTAACCGTGAACTGTGTAGGTTACTATATGCGTTATTATCTGTTCAGTGAATGGAGATTAACCACGTTTATAAATCTTCGTTATTTCGATAGGACGTTCAAAAAATGGACACTGAGAGCTGGGAGAATATTCGTGGACCCCGGCCGTGGGAAGAAAATAATGAATACAACAAGATCTTAGAAGAACGACAGAAGCAGGTAACAACCAAGCGGAACAGCTAGGAGAATAGTCATCAACTTGGTCAAGGTCTCCCCTGACACTACGTATTTAGGGGATCTTGCATTACTTCAGTGTAACACAGTGTATAAAAGTTGAAGCAGGATATGCAATTGCACTCTCTGTAGGAAGTCAGCATGCCTGCTATGCCCTGTGCAAGTAGGTGGAGTTGTCTGTGCAGCACCCCAATTTTCCTCTCTCCCATATTTTCCGTGGAGCGACCTGATTGGTCCCTCTCAAATAAGAGGGTAACATTTCCAGGTTGAGGCACCTGTGGGATCATGCTGGGGTGTTAGTGCTGCCTTATAGCTGCATTGTGAGATTGTGAGTGGAGATACAATTTGTTTGTCATGTTTTCTGCAAACTTTGCCCTCTCCCTGGTGCAGAGAGAAACTGTTATAGCATATTGAGCATGCACAACTCTCTTCATCTAGAGCAGTGGTTCCCGACTTATGTTATTCGAGGGAACCCATGATTGTGCCTGCATGATTTCAAGGAACCTACTACAGTCTGGAACGGTGTAGAAGTTGGTGAGGCGAACTAGATGTCATACAAGTAGCTAATTTTTATTCTGTCTGATTATTTAATTGTGTGATTTTAATTTATTTCATCGATTATTGTTTCATTGTAAGATGTTGCTTACGGTTTCCCGGATTCATTCAGCTGTTTTACAATACTTCCCTGCAGATAACATAGTACTTGTAATGCTTTCaaacaaaagagaaaagcaAATGCGTGTTGCGGAGAAATTGTCAGGGTGAGTTACGAGTTGAGCAGACCAATAAAGACGACAGGTGCTAGCTCTACTCTTTGCAGTGACCTTCAGCCACAGCAACCTGGTCCTGTGATCACAATTAAATGTTGAGCACAGAAAAGGTGTCCGAGAGTGAAGTTTGGTAGGCAATCAAGTCACACTTGTAAGTGCTGCCAAAATTCTGTTCCTGGAGATTCAGGGCTAGGCTCACGGAACCACGGTTGAGAAACACTGATCTAGAGAATTGCAGTGGCTTTGTGTGGTGAGTCACGTGATGATGAACAGACAAAATCTTTTGCTAGCCCAGACACGGACTCTTGAAACTACTACCCTAGTGCTGGGAGCCTTGCAGTTAGTATGACATGTGGATGCGACTTCCGTGTTGACATGCGTGAGCTACAGACGTGAGACTTTCTGTTATTGTCAGTGGCTACATGAAATTGCGAGTGGAAAATATGCTTCAGTGGATCCCAAGGTGTGCAGGTGGTCTGGGCCATGTCCAACTATTCCTGTGGTGCGAATAGGCTGAAGAAATGCTGGACAACAATGTACTGCAGACTGTGCATTTATGGAATGCTGCGTACATATTCACAGATGTATCAGGGGTAGTGTCCAGAAACGAATTTTcgcattaaaggggttgtgaaaaCATTTTGAAACTTGTGAGGAAATAACTTTGTAAACATTGATTTATATCTGCTGAACATGCACGTCAAAACGCTATGTTGCTGCAATCCCGTGTTACGAAGCTCTCGCACTCCGAAGGTCGCTCTTAACTGTTCACCACCGTTTTTGAAGTGACGTATTATCAtgggaaaactttttttttttttcgttttatgaCTACGCAGGCGGTTGTAAAAGGAGCCGGGCACCGCAGAACGGGCCTTCATTGTAGTGGCCTTCGGGTAGTTCGGGCACGCGTGCGCAGTTACAACGTCACTTCCCGTCTGTCTGCCGACGCCTCTCAGCGCTGTTCGGCGCCACAATCGGCTCTGACATATCGCAGTTTTAAAAACCCGTTCAAATGAGTAATGTATAAGACCTTGCCCGTCGAAACCATAGGCTATAACGTATGAAATGGGGTCGTATATTTAGTGGGTTGTATGTGGTTTCCAGGGGCTGATCTAGAGGGGGGTTCCGGATGTCCcgaccccctcctcaatttatGTCTCACTCAGCGTTGACTTGACCCTGGGTCGCGTATCTAGCATGCTGTCCGTGACCGCTCCCTCTTCTCaggaaaatcctggatccgcctctggTGGTTTCTAACCATGGTTTCTGACCCTGAACCTGGAGGAAGAAAAGGGAGGAAGAGCCCTATggctctgagaagtgaagccaAGATTGGTGGGCACTCaagtgacatcaccgctcgccTTCTGGTTTCGGTTACATGCATCTCTATGTCAGCtcccaacgcatagtttcgggatacttggagaggtgtggttgtagcgcgccgaagtggccACCAAAGAGGCGTGTGCAAAGGGGCCACGTGACCTTCGCGTGGCCCCCCCAAAGAACCTACAGCTCATCTCCTATCCTCACGTCACTTGCTCCACGCTTCTCTCGTATATCGAAGAGTCGTTGGGGCGCCTCCTTTCCTGCATGTTTCTGACCCATTTGAGACTCATACGTTTTTGGGTTTGTGTGTTTCGGGGTTTTACGAGCAGAGTGCACCACTCCTCTCGTAAAATTTGAATCCCAAGACTTGCGGGGCCAGAGGCAAAGCCACATCgcagggcctgtttcacaccagcagtaatgaaaagtGTGGGAGATTTTAGtagtacgggaaatggcagcaggagagaagggtgcgaaatcctcggtataacttgcagggttggcggatttttcttaaaggttggactttttctcatcacatgacggaatggcGCATAACACAttctctcatttctgttttagtcgaagatCGTGCGTGCGATT contains:
- the LOC135397018 gene encoding small ribosomal subunit protein uS5m-like isoform X2, which translates into the protein MRLKTKMAGVARLLGTAATLSCRLASATTSVTKAVQGPVSPTGYLLCIRSTSFFAKVTAEQLWKSVTSVSNAGRKRGRASGHSRKRSKDLNRGQVIGYGKINMVWPGLNAPVIRGKEVVERVQLPPDKEREEKILKLRDEMQGFRPMKLSPLERGWSGSRAPGRSIGPPDPIGDRMFENFDTIVVELLMVTRMTSTFGRVRRHKATVVVGNGNGLVGFAIGRSPDAKAALRKAKNRAAQKLRYVDRFEGHTVYHDFYAEFGPMKMFVKKKPKGYGVVAQRVIKEVCKMAGIADIHVKLDCRAGCASNLIKAFLLGLHNQRTHQQLADEKRLHLVEFRNETDLFPRVVASPTTGCRKSAEVDPNEECDLNMVVSGGKVAREKEKFVPWYIKQNTKGWQIHLKKVAPYRNAYWTRLNLIAKYGKLCSFLNPEDQHAIHLKLKKEQAEG
- the LOC135397018 gene encoding small ribosomal subunit protein uS5m-like isoform X1 produces the protein MRLKTKMAGVARLLGTAATLSCRLAASATTSVTKAVQGPVSPTGYLLCIRSTSFFAKVTAEQLWKSVTSVSNAGRKRGRASGHSRKRSKDLNRGQVIGYGKINMVWPGLNAPVIRGKEVVERVQLPPDKEREEKILKLRDEMQGFRPMKLSPLERGWSGSRAPGRSIGPPDPIGDRMFENFDTIVVELLMVTRMTSTFGRVRRHKATVVVGNGNGLVGFAIGRSPDAKAALRKAKNRAAQKLRYVDRFEGHTVYHDFYAEFGPMKMFVKKKPKGYGVVAQRVIKEVCKMAGIADIHVKLDCRAGCASNLIKAFLLGLHNQRTHQQLADEKRLHLVEFRNETDLFPRVVASPTTGCRKSAEVDPNEECDLNMVVSGGKVAREKEKFVPWYIKQNTKGWQIHLKKVAPYRNAYWTRLNLIAKYGKLCSFLNPEDQHAIHLKLKKEQAEG
- the LOC135398154 gene encoding cytochrome c oxidase assembly protein COX16 homolog, mitochondrial-like, with protein sequence MVVMFLTGLRNAIQAFSRRKFIKVGVPFMVLVVGGSFALKQFTSLRFEVTGITKVTPEEAAKFGVKMKPKGEVTLESVYEDVQKMDTESWENIRGPRPWEENNEYNKILEERQKQVTTKRNS